The Primulina tabacum isolate GXHZ01 chromosome 1, ASM2559414v2, whole genome shotgun sequence genome contains the following window.
TTTCTTGGGACGAGAGgaccttttttattttttattttttatttttgtctgTTTAAAAGAAAACAGATCCATATATGCCGAATGTGATGTACCTCAACTCGCAGTTGTGCCACAAATGTGTTAGCAAAATTAGTGGTAAAACCAAAAATGTATGCCGAAAACAGTTATGATGCCAAAAAACAGTGAATTTTATAATATCCCATACAAAATTTGATTCCAAATAGCTCGAAGGAAATAAGTAACTGCACGTTTTTCCGTATGGTAATTAGTTCAACACAGAAACCtgcatgataaaatgtgcttcAGGCTGCACTTTCTTTCTTGAGCTTGGCAAGTTCCTGTCTGACGACACCAGCCCTCTGCAGTTTCAAACAGGCTATCAAACTTTGAAAGCCAAGTACTGCTATATGATGAAAATCAAGTGAAGATATATGTTTTAGTTCAGCATGTATCGGCGTGTGACATTTTTAGCTTCGTGTATTTCGTTGAATCCATTATAGTTCTTTAAATTATGTTCTTTTGATCAATTTTAATCTTTTTCGTCACAGTCATGTAAATAAATAACTAATATcattattaaaatttagaaCTATGTTGTCAATCACACGTGTATATCTCGAGAATTTTGttaaaccacatacttgcaaaaatttaataataaaattggtCATTTagttatattatttttgggagaaTGACTAAAATTGTTcgaaaaatataattacaagACTATAATTGATTCAACGAAACATTCAAGAATCAAAATAACACACACCAATACATACGGGACTTTTACCGAAAATCAATGTACATAATGCACTCATGCAGAATATAGGAATGCTAGAGGTATGACTCCGAGGTAGCATAAGATGGTAGAATTGAGAAGCATAAGATAGTAGAATTGAGAAGACAGCTACAAAACCAATAAGATAATTACAGCCCAACCTGATATAAAGTAAAAATAGAATCGTACAACGCACCTTGATTTTGGCCAGCATTAACTTGAACCTATCAAAATCATTAAGAGCAGCCCTTCTCTTTTGGACAATCAGCTTCCGACCCCATGAGCTGCTCTCCCACTTGTTCTTGACATCTGCAAGATGAGTCAGAAGGGCATCAATTTGCCTATATATGCAGTCGATGCGCAACGATGTTGTTAAAATCTATAAACCCACCAGCGGCTTCCATGGCAGCTATAAGGGTCTTCTTCTTGGGAACCCTTTTAATATCAATTTTTATGTCTGTGAGGGAAAGCCTCTTGAAGTTCATTTGGCTCCGGACAATGCCAGGGGCATCCACAAGTGCCTGTCATTTTGGCAAATGGCTAAACAACTAAGTACCGTATTTTCATTCAACCTTGGCAAAGAGAACAGCCAGAGAAAGATTAGAAGATCAGAAACTAAAACATACACATTGAGAAAAATTCGAATCAGCTGCAACaaaaaacaatatttcaaaatggTTGTCGATGATTTGAGCATCAAGAGAAACTCATTCTGCTATAGATTTTAAATGTCCACTTGACTGTCAAACCAAATCACACTCAAAGAGCCATCTGTCATCCAACCAAACACTCATTCTTTATACACCACCAGGACTAACATTCTACGGGCTGTTAAGATAAAATCAGAAAAAAGGATTGTCGTTTGATTAATTGATCAATGATTAGGAAATAGATTCTCCTACCAAGAGAAGATATACTAATAGACGCAATGGCTAACAATTTGCTTAGACAATGATCATATCAAGTGCATGTAGCAAATAAAAAACCATTTGGTCATCTCTCTCCATGAGAATTGTCAGCAATCACTATCCGTAAACATGCTTTTGCAATCCACAGAAAACAAAACGACATTTTCTGTGACCAACAAATTCATATCTCACAGTAAGCATAAATCACATGATCTAAAGCCAAGCAAAACCCTAGCCGCAAGAACACATAACTAACAAATGCTGTGAAAAAAGCACAAAGCAACAAGAATCGAAGACGTAAAAAAACAGAAGCAACCTAAAAAGCATCACGATAATACAGCCACACATCGAGTTTTAATTGAGAGACAAGCTGCGAATGGCAGTATAAAATACGAGCGGAATAGTCATACCCGGTTCTGGTCGATGACGTCAACGATGACAACAAGCTGCCCATAGTCCTTCCCGTAATTAACAAGTGCAACCCTTCCGATTTCCACGTACCTCTTGAACGGCTAAACACAACAGAACCCAATGACTCAAAATCATCAATTTCCGATACTATAACAATAAACATGAATTCGTACAAAAATGCACAGACAAAGAAGAAAGAGCAGTTATCCCGTGCTTGCTCACCATCTTCGGCGGCGCGTGAACGTACTGATGAAGGAGTAGAGGATGCAGCCTACCTCCCAGAGAAGGTCGCCGCTGAAGATTTTATACGGGTAAGTTTTTCTTGAGGTCAGCCCAAACAAAGCTCTGGCCTTTCATAGGTGGGCTTATTTGTAGTGATTTTTGTTTGTGTTTTCTTGAGGCCGACCCAAAAATAAAGCTCTGGCCTTTCAATTCATTTCTCTTTCTTGCTTGGCgtcaataataataaatcaataaaaaaaacaaaagcaaCTAACTTTCCGAGACCTGTCTCTCCGGTGCCTTCTGCTTTCCACCAATTGAACGCTAAAACCTTCAGGTAAGTTCAGATCTCTGTCTCGTAAAACTTTGTGAAGATCAATTCATTTGTACAGTTTGCTGACGTGATTGCCACTCGGAGtcattcttgtttttttttttttttggggtttgGGCTTAAAtggtgttaaaatgttttctcgatgCTTAACTGCGTTTCAGATTTCTTTGTGATGATTGAACGATTTTGAAGTTTCTATTTGAGTTTACTATCCAGGAAAAATCAGACAAAACTGCTGGTTCCCCTCGTTGAATGTCCCCCATTTTCCACGGTTTCTATTTCTTGTTGAATTATCTTTGGCTGAAGCTCCTGGAGGTGATCTGAAGAAAGATGAAGAATTGTTTTGTGTGGTCTTCTTAATTTGATTTATCTGCAACAAATTTTGTATGATTACCtattatatacatacatatatatatatatataggttcGCGCTaggattttcttgaattttcatTTAGACAAAACAATAGAAAAGGTTTTGCGAGTTTTTCAATAAAGGATTCAACAATCTAATGGCTGATTTTGGATGACTGCAACAATAGTTTTAGATGGTCCTCGAGGCTGGTGTGATCCGAATGTGTTAGGGTACAGTGTCATTAGGAGATGCATGCTAAGGGCAGAATAATGTTAAAAAGGAATTACTCCTAATGCAGAGGGTTGATTTATGGTGTATTTGTATCTCAAGTATTGCCTTGCAAGCTGGGCTTCATGGTTTGCTTATTACGGTAATAGGTAGAAATGGCATATTTATGTCCTTTATATTTTCACGGACATCCTGAATCTGTTTTATTTACCCTCTTTCtgcatattttatgttttcatcTCTCTAAAATGTGTGATATTTCACCAGTGCATTTAAGCAAGAGAGATGGAAGGCACAGTGTTCGCACCTGCATTGGAAGGAATGAATCATGTGAAGACAGAGGAAGGAGTAATGCTCACAAAGCAATTCTTGGATGTTTGCAAGCTAATTATACCTGTCATAGGTAAACTATGTCGAGTCTGGGGGCAATTCTTTTACATATTCGGGTTTGCATTGTTAGATTACGATTTACGCAAATACaatgtcttcaaatcattttgTAGGAGCAGAAATTCTTACCTCATTCAACCATCGTGAAGAATTATCTTGCGAAGTGTCTACTAGAAGTCTAGAACACACAGCagcttttaaaattttggttttttaaaCTTGATTCGTGTTTATTTTCTCAGAAATGTTTGGAGCTGCCATGGCACTTGTCAAATCTGATGTTGGAGGCAATATAACTGTGAGATATTTTCCCTCCATATTTAATATATGCTAATTGAAGACATGATAATCTTCCTATCGTCCGATCTGCTTTTACTCTCAAAGATCTTTTTGTGTGTGTCACTTATCATTCGTGTTTTCCCATTTCCGCAGAGGCTAGAGAACAAGTATACATCCAACACAACAAAATATAATCACCTGTACAGTATGATACAGGAAGAAGTTGATGCTAAGACTGCTAAAGGCTCATCCAGTTGCACCAATGGTCTGTTGTGGTTGACCAGGTACCGTCTCTTTCTATTTGCTCTGCAATTAGCTTTCTGTTCCTCCTATCTGGTGTTTACATCCATTGAGGCATGTATTTTAATACCTACAAAGAGGTTAATTCTTACTCATGAGCACCAGTGTCGTTTGTGAGCAGAtgtaaattgttttaaattatcaGGGCTATGGATTTCTTGGTGGAATTGTTTCGGAATTTACTGGAACATCAAGATTGGGCCATGTCTCAAGCTTGTACTGATTCCTACACCAAAACCTTGAAAAAGTGGCACGGATGGCTGGCCAGTTCAAGCTTTACGGTatatgcatttaaatcataGTCTTTCCTGATGGTTTTCATTGCGATTGTTTTTCAC
Protein-coding sequences here:
- the LOC142545074 gene encoding large ribosomal subunit protein eL14z-like, translating into MPFKRYVEIGRVALVNYGKDYGQLVVIVDVIDQNRALVDAPGIVRSQMNFKRLSLTDIKIDIKRVPKKKTLIAAMEAADVKNKWESSSWGRKLIVQKRRAALNDFDRFKLMLAKIKRAGVVRQELAKLKKESAA
- the LOC142545060 gene encoding glycolipid transfer protein 1; the protein is MEGTVFAPALEGMNHVKTEEGVMLTKQFLDVCKLIIPVIEMFGAAMALVKSDVGGNITRLENKYTSNTTKYNHLYSMIQEEVDAKTAKGSSSCTNGLLWLTRAMDFLVELFRNLLEHQDWAMSQACTDSYTKTLKKWHGWLASSSFTIAMKLAPDRKKFLDVIGGSGDINGDIEKFCTTFAPLLEENHKFLASVGMDDLKAS